A genomic window from Gammaproteobacteria bacterium includes:
- a CDS encoding prepilin-type N-terminal cleavage/methylation domain-containing protein, with protein sequence MNKQQGFTLIELMIVVAIIGILAAIAIPAYQDYTARAQVSEGITLAEGLKSTIAEVYADSGTFTGVSSGSKGLPAATDVKGNYVSQVAVADGKITVTMKSSGVASVVAGKTFTLSPTAGTGSVTWTCAKDSIDDKYLPSNCRS encoded by the coding sequence ATGAACAAGCAGCAAGGTTTTACACTGATCGAACTGATGATCGTCGTCGCCATCATCGGCATTTTGGCGGCCATTGCCATTCCCGCTTACCAGGACTACACCGCCCGCGCGCAGGTGTCTGAAGGCATCACCCTGGCGGAGGGCTTGAAGTCCACCATTGCCGAAGTGTATGCGGACTCGGGCACGTTCACTGGTGTATCCAGCGGTTCCAAGGGTCTGCCCGCCGCTACCGACGTCAAAGGCAACTATGTGAGCCAGGTCGCCGTGGCGGACGGGAAAATCACTGTCACCATGAAGAGTTCTGGCGTAGCCTCGGTAGTTGCCGGCAAGACTTTCACGCTCAGCCCCACCGCCGGCACCGGCTCGGTGACCTGGACTTGCGCCAAAGACAGTATCGACGACAAATATCTGCCCTCCAACTGCCGCAGCTAA
- a CDS encoding sigma-54-dependent Fis family transcriptional regulator, protein MTELGARALVVDDEPDIRELIGLTLGRMGVTCKSAANLAEARSCLRAQAFDLCLTDMRLPDGTGIELVEHIQVHCPRTPVAVITAHGNMESAIQSLKAGAFDFVSKPVELQLLRRLVHGALKLSLPGPAAAPTAGQQLLGESAAIRKIRAMIEKLARSQAPVYISGESGVGKELVAQLIHERGPRADRAFVPVNCGAIPGELMESEFFGHKKGSFTGAHADKEGLFQAADGGTLFLDEVADLPLAMQVKLLRAIQEKSVRPIGAQKEIPVDVRILCATHKNLAALVDSGEFRQDLYYRLNVIELRVPGLRERPGDIPLLARHFLGQAAIAGDMPVPQLSDAALAALERYPFPGNVRELENILERAITLCESHTIQAEDLKLRGEDVAPGNKSSPIPDMLEDNEPMALEPYLDSVEKRAITRALEKTRYNKTAAAKLLGLSFRALRYRLKKLGLD, encoded by the coding sequence ATGACAGAGCTGGGCGCAAGGGCCCTGGTGGTGGACGACGAGCCGGACATCCGCGAGCTCATCGGACTGACGCTGGGCCGCATGGGGGTGACGTGCAAAAGTGCCGCCAATCTGGCCGAGGCCCGCTCCTGCCTGCGAGCCCAGGCCTTTGATCTTTGTTTGACGGACATGCGTCTGCCTGACGGCACCGGCATCGAGCTGGTGGAGCATATTCAGGTTCACTGCCCCCGCACCCCGGTGGCGGTGATCACCGCCCACGGCAATATGGAATCCGCCATTCAGTCTTTGAAAGCGGGCGCCTTCGATTTTGTCTCCAAGCCGGTGGAACTGCAGCTGTTGCGGCGCTTGGTGCACGGGGCCCTGAAGCTGTCCCTCCCCGGGCCGGCGGCTGCGCCGACGGCGGGCCAGCAGCTCCTGGGCGAGTCCGCCGCCATCAGGAAAATCCGCGCCATGATCGAAAAACTGGCGCGCAGCCAGGCGCCAGTGTATATCAGCGGCGAGTCCGGCGTGGGCAAGGAGCTGGTGGCCCAGCTCATCCACGAGCGCGGGCCGCGGGCGGACCGGGCCTTTGTGCCGGTGAACTGTGGCGCCATCCCCGGTGAATTGATGGAAAGCGAATTCTTTGGCCACAAAAAGGGCAGTTTCACCGGCGCCCACGCGGACAAAGAGGGCCTGTTCCAGGCTGCTGACGGCGGCACCCTGTTTCTGGATGAGGTGGCCGATCTGCCCCTGGCCATGCAGGTCAAGCTGCTGCGCGCCATCCAGGAAAAATCCGTGCGGCCCATTGGCGCGCAGAAGGAAATCCCCGTGGATGTGCGCATTCTTTGCGCCACCCATAAAAACCTGGCTGCCCTGGTGGACAGCGGCGAGTTCCGCCAGGATCTCTATTACCGGCTCAACGTCATTGAACTCAGGGTGCCCGGTCTGCGCGAGCGGCCTGGCGATATCCCCCTGCTGGCGCGGCATTTTCTGGGACAGGCGGCCATCGCGGGCGACATGCCCGTGCCCCAGCTCAGCGACGCTGCCCTGGCCGCCCTGGAGCGCTATCCCTTTCCCGGTAACGTCAGGGAACTGGAGAATATTCTCGAGCGCGCCATCACCCTGTGCGAAAGCCACACCATCCAGGCCGAAGACTTGAAACTGCGCGGGGAGGACGTTGCTCCCGGCAACAAGTCGTCACCTATCCCGGACATGCTGGAGGACAACGAGCCCATGGCACTGGAACCCTACCTGGATTCGGTGGAAAAGCGGGCCATCACCCGGGCCCTGGAAAAGACCCGCTACAACAAAACCGCGGCGGCCAAGCTGTTGGGGCTGTCCTTCCGGGCCCTGCGCTACCGGCTCAAGAAGCTCGGATTGGACTAG
- a CDS encoding ATPase: protein MDKFQNQSWQPLVLLNVYRLILSGALFIAALSGAGAVSAAGRSATLLLTVSTAYVLLSLLWTLTLRQRRPAFSVQLFLQLLVDVAAITLLVYAADGVRSGLGLLLVASLAGGGILMSARLAVLFAAIAALAVLGVESWLWLKTDHAADYTHAGLLGTMYFAAAYLAHVLARRARESEALAAQRGVDLANMQQLTEYIIQRMQTGIVVVDAEGNVRLVNESAWHLLGGEGRSIPQTLASLSPALEERLHLWQRSRDDEPCFFRHDPAGPEIMPRFASIGPAGSLIFLEDTAATAQQAQQLKLASLGRLTASIAHEIRNPLGAISHAGQLLAESTGLAADDQRLTEIICDHSQRMNAIIENILQLSRRSRARPEDFALRPWLERFVADFCVAQGIGTEAIALDIDPPHAEVRIDATQLHQIAWNLCSNGLRYSPADAAGPRLVLRGGQSGEHPNPFLDVLDRGPGVPEDDVEHLFEPFFTTGSGGTGLGLYIARELCEANQARLAYLPVPGGGSCFRITFADPRRRQVA, encoded by the coding sequence ATGGACAAGTTCCAAAACCAAAGCTGGCAACCGCTGGTTCTGCTCAACGTTTACCGTCTGATATTGAGCGGAGCCCTGTTCATCGCCGCCTTGAGCGGCGCCGGTGCGGTATCCGCCGCGGGCCGGAGCGCCACGCTGTTGCTCACGGTGAGCACGGCCTATGTTCTGCTGAGTCTGTTGTGGACGCTCACCTTGCGGCAGCGGCGCCCGGCGTTTTCCGTTCAGTTGTTCCTTCAGCTTTTGGTGGACGTGGCCGCCATCACGCTGCTGGTCTACGCCGCCGATGGCGTGCGCAGCGGCCTGGGGCTGCTGCTGGTGGCCTCCCTGGCCGGCGGCGGCATATTGATGAGCGCCCGCCTGGCGGTGTTGTTTGCTGCCATCGCGGCGCTTGCGGTGCTGGGGGTGGAGTCTTGGTTGTGGCTGAAAACCGATCACGCGGCGGATTACACCCACGCCGGCCTGCTGGGCACCATGTACTTCGCCGCCGCCTACCTGGCCCATGTGCTGGCCCGCCGCGCCCGCGAAAGCGAAGCCCTGGCAGCCCAGCGGGGGGTGGATCTGGCCAATATGCAGCAGCTCACCGAGTACATCATCCAGCGCATGCAGACGGGCATTGTGGTGGTGGACGCGGAGGGCAACGTGCGGCTGGTGAACGAATCCGCCTGGCATCTGCTCGGTGGGGAGGGCCGGAGCATCCCGCAGACTCTGGCCAGCCTGTCTCCCGCATTGGAGGAACGTTTGCACCTGTGGCAACGCAGCAGAGACGACGAGCCGTGTTTTTTCCGCCACGATCCTGCCGGCCCCGAAATCATGCCGCGTTTTGCCAGTATCGGCCCCGCAGGCAGCCTGATTTTCCTGGAAGACACCGCCGCCACCGCCCAACAGGCCCAGCAGCTCAAGCTGGCCTCTCTGGGCCGCCTGACTGCCAGCATCGCCCACGAGATCCGCAATCCCCTGGGGGCCATCAGCCATGCGGGACAGTTGCTGGCCGAGTCCACCGGCCTGGCTGCGGACGACCAGCGCCTGACCGAAATCATTTGCGACCACTCCCAGCGCATGAACGCCATCATTGAAAACATATTGCAACTCAGCCGCCGCAGCCGCGCGCGGCCGGAGGATTTTGCCCTGCGGCCCTGGCTGGAACGGTTTGTGGCGGACTTCTGTGTGGCGCAGGGCATCGGGACGGAGGCGATCGCACTGGACATTGACCCTCCCCATGCCGAGGTGCGCATAGACGCCACCCAATTACACCAGATTGCCTGGAATCTTTGCAGCAACGGCTTGCGCTACAGCCCGGCCGACGCCGCGGGACCGCGGCTGGTGCTGCGCGGCGGTCAAAGCGGCGAGCACCCCAACCCGTTTTTGGATGTACTGGACCGCGGACCGGGGGTGCCGGAGGACGACGTGGAGCACTTGTTCGAACCGTTTTTCACCACCGGCAGCGGTGGCACGGGGCTGGGCCTGTATATTGCCCGGGAGTTATGCGAGGCCAATCAGGCCCGGCTGGCCTATCTGCCCGTCCCGGGAGGTGGCAGTTGTTTTCGCATTACGTTCGCCGACCCCAGGCGGAGGCAGGTGGCATGA
- a CDS encoding octaprenyl diphosphate synthase encodes MDIRAIHTLIADDMSAVDALIKSRLSSEVVLINQLGHYIVSSGGKRLRPVLVLLSAGAFRYTGSHHHTLAAIVEFIHTATLLHDDVVDASDKRRGRDTANAIWGNEAAVLVGDFLYSRAFQMMVDVDSMTVMEILAQATNTIAEGEVMQLLNCNDADTTEERYLHVIRSKTAKLFEAAAELGAVISRRSDEERRAMATYGMHLGTAFQLVDDVLDYSADADTMGKNIGDDLAEGKPTLPLIHAMRSGTPEQAALLRRAIENGGRDRISEVTAAVESTGAIAYTARSARAEVDLALSALDVIPASTYKDALRALAEFSVNRDY; translated from the coding sequence ATGGATATCCGTGCGATACATACGTTAATCGCCGACGATATGAGCGCCGTGGACGCGCTCATCAAAAGCCGGCTGTCTTCCGAAGTGGTGCTGATCAACCAGCTTGGTCACTACATCGTAAGCAGCGGCGGCAAGCGCCTGCGGCCGGTGCTGGTGCTGCTCAGCGCGGGTGCCTTCCGTTATACCGGCTCCCATCACCACACCTTGGCGGCCATCGTGGAGTTTATCCACACGGCGACTTTGCTGCACGACGATGTGGTGGACGCCTCGGACAAGCGCCGCGGCCGCGATACCGCCAACGCCATTTGGGGCAATGAAGCTGCCGTACTGGTGGGCGACTTTTTATACTCCCGTGCCTTTCAGATGATGGTGGACGTGGACAGCATGACGGTGATGGAAATCCTCGCCCAGGCCACCAACACCATCGCCGAGGGCGAGGTGATGCAGTTGCTCAACTGCAACGATGCGGACACCACTGAAGAACGCTATTTGCATGTGATCCGCTCCAAAACCGCCAAGCTGTTCGAGGCGGCGGCGGAGTTGGGGGCGGTGATCAGCCGTCGCAGCGATGAGGAACGCCGCGCCATGGCCACCTATGGCATGCATTTGGGCACGGCCTTTCAGTTGGTGGACGACGTGCTGGACTACAGCGCCGACGCCGACACCATGGGCAAGAACATCGGTGACGATTTGGCGGAAGGCAAGCCGACGCTGCCTTTGATTCATGCCATGCGCAGCGGCACGCCGGAGCAGGCGGCCCTGCTTCGCCGCGCCATAGAAAACGGCGGCCGCGACCGGATCAGCGAGGTCACTGCCGCCGTTGAATCAACCGGCGCCATCGCGTACACTGCGCGCTCGGCCCGGGCCGAGGTTGATCTGGCCCTCAGTGCATTGGACGTCATTCCCGCCTCAACATATAAAGACGCCTTGCGCGCGCTGGCCGAGTTCTCGGTCAACCGGGATTACTGA
- the rplU gene encoding 50S ribosomal protein L21 — protein MYAVIKTGGKQYRVSEGDRIRVESLKADQGATIELDQVLLVGEGEEVKIGTPLVAGGKVTATVESHGRGDKIRIIKFRRRKHSRKQMGHRQNYTELRITGISADLSRG, from the coding sequence ATGTACGCAGTGATCAAGACGGGCGGCAAGCAATACCGGGTCTCCGAAGGGGACAGGATCCGCGTGGAAAGCCTGAAGGCCGACCAGGGCGCCACCATTGAGCTGGATCAGGTTTTGCTGGTGGGCGAAGGCGAAGAGGTGAAAATCGGCACTCCCCTGGTGGCCGGCGGCAAAGTGACCGCCACGGTGGAAAGCCACGGTCGTGGCGATAAAATCCGCATCATCAAGTTCCGCCGCCGCAAGCATTCCCGCAAACAGATGGGACACCGCCAGAATTACACGGAACTGAGAATCACCGGCATTTCCGCAGACTTAAGCAGGGGCTAG
- a CDS encoding 50S ribosomal protein L27, giving the protein MAHKKAGGSSRNGRDSVSKRLGVKRYGGQEVLAGNILIRQRGTHFHPGTNVGCGRDHTLFAKTDGVVKFEVKGPKNRTFVSVVAG; this is encoded by the coding sequence ATGGCACACAAAAAAGCAGGCGGCAGCAGCCGCAACGGTCGTGACTCGGTTTCCAAGCGCCTGGGCGTCAAGCGCTACGGCGGGCAGGAAGTGCTGGCCGGCAACATTCTGATCCGCCAGCGTGGCACCCACTTCCACCCCGGCACGAACGTGGGCTGCGGCAGGGACCACACTCTGTTCGCCAAAACCGACGGCGTGGTCAAATTTGAAGTGAAGGGCCCGAAAAACCGCACTTTCGTGAGCGTGGTGGCCGGCTGA
- the obgE gene encoding GTPase ObgE, giving the protein MKFVDEVKIRVCAGNGGDGCASFRREKFIPFGGPDGGDGGDGGSVYLIADPHLNTLVDYRYTRSFNAERGQNGMGRQRTGKTGVDLELPVPVGTVASDLDTGEVIGDLVEAGQRLLVAQGGHHGLGNIHFKSSTNRAPRHCTPGTPGEERRLKLELKLLADVGLLGTPNAGKSTFIRAVSAARPQVADYPFTTLYPKLGVVSIAPHQSFVVADIPGLIEGAAEGAGLGIRFLKHLARTHLLLHLVDIAPPEGDPVEQVQVIERELAKFSPELAEQTRWLVLNKIDLLPPEERQARCEDIVQRLGWTGPVFQVSALSGEGARALTHAIMACLERQAALAAEGGQDFQADP; this is encoded by the coding sequence ATGAAATTTGTCGATGAAGTCAAAATCCGTGTCTGCGCCGGCAACGGCGGAGACGGCTGCGCCAGTTTCCGGCGGGAAAAATTTATTCCCTTTGGCGGCCCCGACGGAGGCGACGGGGGCGACGGGGGCAGCGTGTATCTCATCGCCGACCCCCATTTGAACACCCTGGTGGATTACCGCTACACCCGCTCCTTCAACGCCGAGCGGGGCCAAAACGGCATGGGACGCCAGCGTACGGGCAAAACCGGCGTCGATCTCGAACTGCCCGTACCGGTGGGCACGGTGGCCTCGGATCTGGACACCGGTGAAGTGATCGGCGACCTGGTGGAAGCGGGTCAGCGCTTGTTGGTGGCGCAAGGCGGCCATCATGGCCTGGGCAATATCCACTTCAAAAGCAGCACCAACCGCGCGCCGCGCCACTGCACCCCGGGGACCCCGGGGGAAGAGCGGCGGCTCAAACTGGAACTGAAGCTTTTGGCCGACGTGGGCCTGCTGGGCACGCCCAACGCGGGGAAATCCACCTTCATCCGCGCCGTCTCCGCCGCACGGCCCCAAGTGGCGGACTATCCCTTCACCACCCTCTACCCCAAGCTGGGCGTGGTCAGCATCGCTCCCCACCAAAGCTTCGTCGTTGCCGACATCCCCGGCCTCATTGAGGGCGCGGCCGAGGGGGCGGGACTGGGCATCCGCTTTTTGAAGCACCTGGCCCGCACCCATTTGCTCTTACACCTCGTGGACATCGCCCCGCCCGAAGGCGACCCGGTGGAACAGGTGCAGGTGATCGAACGGGAACTGGCAAAATTCAGCCCGGAACTGGCCGAACAAACCCGCTGGCTGGTGCTGAACAAAATTGACCTGCTGCCACCGGAGGAACGGCAGGCCCGCTGCGAAGACATCGTCCAGCGGCTGGGTTGGACCGGCCCTGTGTTTCAAGTCTCCGCACTGTCCGGCGAAGGCGCCCGGGCATTGACCCACGCCATCATGGCCTGTCTGGAACGACAAGCCGCGCTGGCTGCGGAAGGCGGACAGGATTTCCAAGCGGACCCATGA
- a CDS encoding glutamate 5-kinase has translation MKTRADIVKAKRWVVKVGSSLLTDDGRGLNQSLIRAWAGQVAALKTQGIHVVLVSSGAVAAGLQRLGWTGRPHAVHELQAAAAVGQMGLVQAYERAFQEHGLHTAQILLTHEDLAHRQRYLNARSTLRTLLGLNVVPVVNENDTVAVDEIRFGDNDTLAALVANLIEADVLVILTDQPGMYEQDPRRNPDARFIDSAPADDPGLEAMAAGGGVGRLGRGGMLTKVLAARRAARSGAATCIAGGRQPEILMNIASGTPVGTFLSPTNGPLAARKRWLAAQLQARGRLTLDAGAVRALKHAGKSLLPVGVTDVKGAFSRGEPVVCEDDSGREVAKGLVNYNADEARKIMGQPSEHIETLLGYVDEPELIHRDNLVIL, from the coding sequence ATGAAAACCCGTGCGGACATCGTCAAGGCCAAACGCTGGGTCGTCAAAGTGGGCAGCTCCCTGCTCACGGACGACGGCCGTGGCCTCAACCAGTCGCTGATCCGGGCCTGGGCCGGGCAGGTCGCCGCCCTCAAAACCCAAGGCATCCATGTGGTGCTGGTCTCCTCCGGCGCCGTCGCGGCGGGCCTGCAGCGTCTGGGCTGGACCGGGCGGCCCCACGCCGTGCACGAACTGCAGGCGGCCGCCGCCGTCGGCCAGATGGGACTGGTACAGGCTTACGAGCGTGCTTTCCAGGAACACGGCCTGCACACTGCCCAAATCCTGCTCACTCATGAGGATCTGGCCCACCGCCAGCGCTATCTCAACGCGCGCAGCACCCTGCGCACCCTGCTCGGTTTGAACGTAGTGCCCGTGGTCAACGAAAATGACACCGTGGCCGTAGACGAAATCCGCTTCGGCGACAACGATACCCTGGCGGCGCTGGTGGCCAATCTCATCGAGGCGGACGTGCTGGTCATCCTCACCGACCAGCCCGGCATGTACGAGCAAGATCCCCGCCGCAACCCCGACGCCAGGTTCATCGACAGCGCCCCGGCCGATGATCCCGGCCTGGAGGCCATGGCCGCCGGTGGCGGCGTCGGCCGGCTGGGGCGCGGCGGCATGCTCACCAAAGTGCTGGCCGCCCGTCGCGCCGCCCGGTCCGGGGCCGCCACCTGCATCGCCGGCGGCCGCCAGCCTGAGATTCTGATGAACATCGCCAGTGGCACCCCCGTCGGCACCTTCCTCAGCCCCACCAACGGTCCCCTGGCCGCCCGCAAACGGTGGCTGGCGGCCCAGCTCCAGGCCCGTGGCCGGCTCACCCTGGACGCCGGCGCCGTGCGCGCCCTTAAGCACGCGGGAAAAAGTTTGCTGCCCGTCGGCGTAACGGACGTGAAGGGCGCCTTTTCCCGCGGCGAGCCGGTTGTCTGCGAAGACGACAGCGGCCGGGAGGTGGCCAAAGGCCTGGTGAACTATAACGCCGACGAAGCCCGCAAAATCATGGGGCAGCCCTCGGAGCACATCGAAACCCTGCTGGGCTACGTGGACGAACCGGAACTCATTCACCGGGACAACCTGGTGATTCTGTGA
- a CDS encoding penicillin-binding protein activator LpoB — MRRLGCLSFMLCALMLGFTTVAHGKVRVAVMDFENKTPHGGWRVGRGASDMLATELVKIGKFAVIERDKLASLMKEQELGLSGAVDPSTAAEIGKILGVEYIVTGAVTEYGQSTGGGGGGGVFVGKKGYHATVDVRIVNVQTAEIVFADSGSDSASSVSVRVFGIGGGERFNEKKATEVMRGAIKKLAAKVSAAKLDTPGGGSAVRVSEGDTVVADVEDGIVTLNKGSEAGYKTGQTLTVSRQRKVIKDPVTGKVLKVKYKKVGKIKLTEVEGSYAEGEIITDSGIEVGDVVRP; from the coding sequence ATGAGACGCTTGGGTTGTTTGAGTTTCATGCTGTGCGCCCTCATGCTCGGCTTCACTACTGTCGCCCACGGGAAAGTCCGGGTGGCGGTGATGGACTTTGAAAACAAAACCCCCCATGGCGGTTGGCGGGTGGGACGCGGCGCTTCGGATATGCTGGCGACAGAGCTGGTGAAAATTGGCAAGTTTGCTGTCATCGAACGGGACAAGCTCGCCTCACTGATGAAAGAACAGGAACTGGGCTTGTCCGGCGCGGTGGATCCCTCCACTGCCGCTGAAATCGGCAAGATCCTCGGAGTGGAATACATCGTCACCGGGGCCGTGACGGAGTACGGCCAGAGCACAGGCGGCGGCGGTGGCGGTGGTGTGTTCGTGGGCAAAAAAGGCTACCACGCGACGGTGGACGTCCGCATTGTGAATGTTCAAACCGCGGAAATTGTTTTTGCCGACAGCGGCTCGGACAGCGCAAGCTCGGTCAGCGTGCGTGTATTTGGCATCGGCGGCGGTGAACGGTTCAACGAGAAAAAAGCCACCGAGGTGATGCGCGGGGCCATTAAAAAACTGGCCGCAAAAGTGTCCGCTGCCAAACTGGATACCCCGGGCGGCGGATCAGCGGTCCGCGTGAGCGAGGGTGACACCGTGGTGGCGGATGTGGAAGACGGCATCGTCACGCTGAACAAGGGCAGCGAGGCGGGCTACAAAACCGGCCAGACGCTTACGGTTTCCCGTCAGAGAAAAGTCATCAAAGACCCCGTCACGGGCAAGGTGCTGAAGGTCAAATACAAAAAGGTGGGCAAGATCAAACTCACCGAAGTGGAGGGTTCCTACGCGGAAGGTGAAATCATCACCGACAGCGGCATCGAAGTCGGCGACGTGGTACGCCCTTGA
- a CDS encoding host attachment protein: protein MSDYCVIAVDGSRARFFTLVPAAQPEVESGPNLVEDSEALINTETDMSGKEKWSDMKTGRNMSNGGQAHGYDDHRDQHDDEFKRRFAKQVAGEAVRFAQAHNARHLVIAAEKRMLGFLRETLKCPPKAGFTVSELAKDVSWLSPHDIHALLAKDNLLPPRRAPRG from the coding sequence ATGAGTGATTATTGCGTCATCGCCGTGGACGGCAGCCGCGCGCGTTTTTTTACCCTGGTGCCAGCAGCGCAACCGGAGGTGGAATCAGGCCCTAATCTGGTGGAAGACAGCGAGGCCCTGATCAACACCGAAACCGATATGTCGGGCAAGGAAAAATGGTCAGACATGAAGACGGGCCGCAATATGTCCAATGGCGGGCAGGCCCACGGTTATGACGATCATCGCGATCAACACGATGACGAATTCAAGCGCCGGTTCGCCAAACAGGTGGCGGGGGAAGCCGTGCGCTTTGCCCAGGCGCACAATGCCAGACACCTGGTTATCGCCGCAGAAAAACGCATGTTGGGTTTCTTGCGCGAGACCTTGAAATGCCCGCCCAAGGCCGGCTTCACTGTTTCCGAGCTGGCCAAGGATGTAAGCTGGTTGTCGCCGCACGACATCCACGCGTTGCTCGCCAAAGACAACTTGCTGCCGCCCCGGCGGGCGCCGCGCGGCTAA